In one Oncorhynchus kisutch isolate 150728-3 unplaced genomic scaffold, Okis_V2 Okis04b-Okis11a_hom, whole genome shotgun sequence genomic region, the following are encoded:
- the LOC116359729 gene encoding BCL2/adenovirus E1B 19 kDa protein-interacting protein 3, giving the protein MTEDKESVIEENLQGSWVELHFNNGNSGGSPAHGAAGVEEEQVPGSATELPGPATELPGSATELPGSATELPGSATELPGSGLGASASVHGGDLMAGSTPASVLPLSASTQGGDLIPGSGSASGSVQGGVDLEKMLLDAQHESGRSSSRGSVPCDSPPRPQTPLLRRGSEVHSSGEKNSSQSEEDYLERRREVENLMKKNADWIWDWSSRPENIQRKEFVLKHPKRINPLSIRNTSVMKNGGIFSAEFLKLFLPSLLISHVLAIGLGVYIGRRLTTSVTSTF; this is encoded by the exons ATGACGGAAGACAAAGAAAGTGTCATCGAGGAAAATTTGCAGG GTTCCTGGGTGGAGCTGCACTTTAACAATGGCAACAGTGGTGGCTCACCAGCACATGGGGCTGCTGGTGTGGAGGAAGAGCAGGTACCAGGCTCTGCCACTGAGCTACCAGGCCCTGCCACTGAGCTACCAGGCTCTGCCACTGAGCTACCAGGCTCTGCCACTGAGCTACCAGGCTCTGCCACTGAGCTACCAGGCTCTGGGTTAGGTGCCTCTGCCTCAGTCCATGGTGGAGACCTGATGGCTGGGTCTACCCCTGCGTCggtcctgcctctctctgcctctacccaGGGAGGTGACCTGATTCCTGGGTCAGGGTCTGCGTCTGGCTCAGTCCAGGGAGGGGTGGACTTGGAGAAGATGTTGTTAGACGCCCAGCACGAGTCAGGAAGAAGCAGCTCCAGGGGCAGTGTTCCCTGTGACAG tCCTCCGAGACCCCAGACTCCTTTGCTCCGCCGTGGCTCAGAAGTGCACAGCTCAGGAGAGAAGAACAGCTCACAG TCTGAAGAAGACTACCTAGAACGGAGACGTGAAGTGGAGAACCTGATGAAGAAGAATGCAGACTGGATCTGGGACTGGTCCAGTAGACCTGAGAACATTCAACGCAA GGAGTTTGTTCTGAAGCATCCCAAACGTATCAACCCTCTCAGCATCAGAAACACCAGCGTCATGAAGAACGGAGGGATCTTCTCTGCAGAGTTCCTCAAACTTTTCCTTCCTTCTCTGCTCATATCCCACGTACTGGCCATCGGTCTGGG GGTGTACATTGGGAGACGTCTAACTACCTCAGTGACCAGTACCTTCTAA